The Vicia villosa cultivar HV-30 ecotype Madison, WI linkage group LG1, Vvil1.0, whole genome shotgun sequence genome includes a region encoding these proteins:
- the LOC131611408 gene encoding NDR1/HIN1-like protein 26, with amino-acid sequence MYENDHIPVHHVTGSGPNPHPHQHQKPLKRHHTTKYYLQRVQDSLTTRVSKMVCTIFLSLLAIIGLITFIVWLSLRPHRPRFFLRDFTVAGLQGQSGVETAQLVFKVDARNSNLNIGVYYESMAGTVYYRKNAIGSTPITFPSYQGPKNTTKVIAVFSGPTLTVSSQGWREIQNDRADGSVMFGLELTSVIKFKISSWESQPHKMHANCDVGVAANGSLLPIYKDKRCIVSFA; translated from the coding sequence ATGTATGAAAACGACCACATACCCGTCCACCACGTCACGGGCTCGGGCCCGAACCCACACCCACACCAACACCAGAAGCCCTTAAAGCGCCATCATACCACCAAATACTACCTCCAACGTGTCCAAGACAGCCTCACAACCCGTGTCTCCAAAATGGTCTGCACCATCTTCTTAAGCCTCCTCGCAATCATCGGGCTCATCACCTTCATCGTCTGGCTCAGCCTACGTCCACACCGGCCCAGGTTCTTTCTCCGTGACTTCACCGTTGCGGGCCTTCAGGGCCAATCCGGAGTCGAAACAGCCCAATTAGTCTTCAAAGTAGACGCGCGGAACTCCAACCTAAATATTGGAGTTTATTATGAGTCTATGGCCGGGACGGTTTATTACCGAAAAAACGCTATCGGGTCAACACCGATAACGTTTCCGTCTTATCAAGGGCCAAAAAACACTACAAAAGTTATTGCAGTTTTTTCCGGTCCAACCTTAACTGTTAGCAGTCAAGGTTGGAGGGAAATCCAGAACGATAGGGCTGATGGTAGTGTGATGTTTGGTTTGGAATTGACGTCTGTGATTAAATTTAAGATATCTTCGTGGGAAAGCCAGCCCCACAAGATGCATGCTAACTGTGATGTGGGAGTCGCAGCCAATGGTTCTCTCTTGCCTATATACAAAGACAAGAGATGCATCGTTTCCTTTGCTTAA